In Papaver somniferum cultivar HN1 chromosome 1, ASM357369v1, whole genome shotgun sequence, a genomic segment contains:
- the LOC113302475 gene encoding uncharacterized protein LOC113302475 codes for MVTSFFTTGFILREINATFISLIPKIEFPQSASDYRPINLSNIVYKMISKTLANRLKVLLPKIISPFQSAFVPGRQISDNVLIAHELIHTMRAQRGNEFLMGIKVDMSKAFDRVEWNFLLYVMRNFGFSEEWCNLINQCINTVSSLVLVNGVPGYQFVPSRGLRQGDPLSPYLFIVCMEVLSRAISNVEESNLIHGIKIAFNAPPISHLLFADDLLVFSSANLLEGENILKLFTDFSNASGQLINFENSGIFFNTNSYQDTIDTVNNILGVRRIALNDKYLGSPLFTHISKGAGCGEGQDQQDPKIFFWGKDVTITRGVYLKGWTNICVLKDMGGMGFLNLKIFNNAMLAKVTWRLVNFPDFMLAQVMKHKYYSDHSLLNSEIRCPATASWGWKNIYKEMSKIRNNSVWVVGNGKMIRIWEDLWCGEVEGTLQPLDQQSMCFTFVAELMDCDGEQGNWNMSKLQLCFQTDVVEIVHFLEWVNNWFTRDDTKERRILKWPETMDTIMWGIWKTRCDLVFRKDKPNVARTKGYLMSEVYPCSRTWQRGARRPGGFTDDQVGTRFEHSDGPNRGDDLKVLEATRKEVNKFAKAPTRLQEGYNLNFRLCMKGIKTLTMIPTFENSVARNLAVVSLSEGLFSIWDDISFLNFMNHSQGMQDHYQVSM; via the exons ATGGTCACTAGTTTCTTTACTACTGGGTTCATTTTGAGGGAAATAAATGCCACTTTTATATCCCTTATTCCTAAGATAGAATTCCCGCAGTCGGCTAGTGATTACAGACCTATTAATTTAAGCAACATTGTTTACAAAATGATTTCAAAAACTTTAGCAAATAGGTTAAAAGTTCTGCTACCTAAGATTATTTCACCTTTTCAGTCCGCTTTTGTGCCGGGTAGGCAGATTTCAGACAATGTGCTCATTGCGCATGAATTAATCCACACTATGAGGGCTCAAAGGGGTAATGAATTCCTAATGGGCATTAAGGTCGACATGTCAAAGGCGTTTGACAGGGTCGAGTGGAACTTTCTGTTATATGTCATGAGAAATTTCGGGTTTAGTGAGGAGTGGTGCAACCTGATAAACCAGTGCATCAACACTGTCTCTTCTTTAGTATTGGTTAATGGCGTACCAGGGTACCAATTTGTACCTTCTAGAGGCCTTAGGCAAGGCGATCCTCTATCGCCCTACCTTTTCATTGTGTGTATGGAAGTTTTGTCTAGAGCTATTTCCAATGTTGAGGAGTCTAATCTTATTCATGGGATAAAGATAGCGTTTAATGCTCCACCAATATCCCATCTTCTTTTTGCGGATGACCTTCTGGTCTTTTCTTCCGCAAATTTGCTAGAAGGTGAGAACATTTTGAAACTCTTTACTGATTTTAGTAATGCGTCGGGGCAGCtaataaattttgaaaattcGGGGATTTTTTTTAACACCAACTCTTACCAGGACACTATTGATACAGTCAACAACATCTTGGGAGTTCGTAGAATAGCCCTGAATGATAAATACTTAGGTTCACCCTTGTTCACTCACATTTCTaaa ggTGCCGGTTGCGGTGAAGGACAAGATCAACAGGATCCAAAGATATTTTTTTGGGGAAAAGATGTTACCATTACTAGAGGAGTGTACTTGAAAGGTTGGACTAATATATGTGTTCTCAAGGACATGGGGGGGATGGGCTTTCTCAACTTGAAAATTTTCAACAATGCGATGTTGGCTAAAGTTACTTGGAGACTAGTCAACTTCCCTGATTTTATGTTGGCACAAGTAATGAAGCACAAGTACTACTCCGATCATAGCCTGCTCAACAGTGAAATACGATGCCCTGCGACAGCGTCTTGGGGGTGGAAGAATATATACAAAGAAATGTCAAAAATTCGAAACAACTCGGTTTGGGTGGTGGGCAATGGTAAAATGATCAGAATCTGGGAGGACTTATGGTGTGGTGAAGTGGAAGGTACTCTACAACCTCTTGACCAACAAAGTATGTGTTTCACTTTTGTTGCTGAGTTAATGGATTGTGATGGAGAACAAGGGAACTGGAACATGAGCAAGTTGCAACTCTGCTTCCAAACAGATGTGGTGGAAATA GTGCATTTCTTGGAATGGGTTAACAATTGGTTTACTAGAGACGATACCAAGGAGAGGAGAATCCTCAAGTGGCCAGAGACTATGGACACTATAATGTGGGGGATTTGGAAAACTAGATGTGATCTAGTGTTTAGGAAAGACAAACCAAATGTAGCTAGAACCAA GGGTTATCTCATGAGCGAAGTGTATCCATGCAGCAGGACTTGGCAGAGAGGAGCTAGAAGGCCTGGCGGCTTCACAGACGATCAAGTGGGCACGAGATTTGAACATTCAGATGGTCCAAATCGAGGTGATGACTTGAAAGTTCTTGAAGCTACTCGGAAAGAAGTTAACAAGTTCGCAAAAGCTCCAACCAGGTTGCAGGAAGGATACAATTTAAACTTTCGCTTATGTATGAAGGGTATCAAAACTCTTACTATGATACCTACTTTTGAAAATAGTGTTGCGAGGAATCTAGCTGTTGTTAGCCTGTCGGAAGGTCTGTTCAGTATCTGGGATGACATTTCTTTTTTGAACTTTATGAACCACAGTCAGGGAATGCAAGATCATTATCAGGTCTCTATGTAA